DNA from Diachasmimorpha longicaudata isolate KC_UGA_2023 chromosome 17, iyDiaLong2, whole genome shotgun sequence:
TACCCGACGGGGAGAGCCAAGATTTCCCCCCGATTTTAATATTCACTTTGCACTCCATGAAATGATATTCCAGATGTCCTTACTCCTCCTGTAATTCCGtttctttttaattctttTCTTTCGTTctgtaaaatattgaaattcaagTTAATACCGGGGTCCATTTCATCCTCAGAGACAAGTTTTATATCTCCACAGGGAATGACGGCCAAATACCGGGGGGTGAAGATGTTGAATTACGATTAAGTGGATTTaatacagttgaaaaaaaactatcaaaGTAACCAAGTTCTCCATACCAAAGGGAATATAATTCCCAGAGGGTTGAGAAATTCTATTCGATGCATTTGGAGGTGCATGCATGTGAGGAACTAGAGGCGAAAGGAAGAATGCAGGCAGAGCCTGAATATCTCATGAATTTAATCAACTGCGGCAAAACGATGGTCCCATTGACATGGCAGTGCAAGGAATAGGGTACGGAAAAAGCACCCCGATGGCTCAGTACATTTTGACGCCAATAAAAATGTTCTGTAGTGTcatgtcatttttatttaaagtcaCGGATTATTTTCGAAGCGTTCCCAAATTTTTATCACAATCGTCTGTGAAAAATCACAATACCGTCACGTAATCGATGAGGGAATAGGGAGGCCCGCGATTTTTACGGAACATTTCTCACCGCGTGGAGAATCcagtgggaaaaaaatcactcctgAGAATGAAGATGAATGTCAGCCGGAAAACGGATGATTTACGATTTCACCCCACAAATCAGAGCCATTGATTTATTTCGACTCGCTCGGATTTgcttcagaaaaaattatgaataatcgaGGAGGATAGATCTGAAATAGCAAGTCGTCGAGATTAATGTGAGGATTAAATGCTGACACGCcgattttttcgagttttcttGGAACTGTTTTGGtaacaaattttttgaattattattgttgcGTCAGAAAATATCTGATAATATTAGCCATTACTGATCTGTCACAAATTTAACTATTGGAGTCGTCATTATCATTAGTGAATTCCCCCGGCgatataaaattcaaatattgatCATAATGAGCGCAAATTACCATGTACTCTTATCGTTCATCATCTAGAAACCCTGAACGTAATTAATATCCCGTTAAATCCAAGGTTTTCCACGTGATAAGCCATAAGACTACGTGACTCCCTGTAATGGCCATAATTGACGTAATGTGAGGAATGTCATAGAGTTCACCGAAATAATTTCTTTGCTATAATTTTGAACAAATAGCATATGACTTCTAGATAAACGTTGTCGTGGCGATAGCAGCGGCaaaggaatttttattaagtGATATATGGTCGTCATAAGGTGTAGGTTTTAACTGGGTCAATTCTCGGAAACAATAatgacagagaaaaatatgtaaCACACGAATTAAATTCCTAAGTATAAGtttctttcaaaatttcaaaattcagcTGTTCAACAATAAAGCCCTACTTTATCCTCATTCAAATGTCTATTCCACTATCAATATTTGTATCGGTCGGCTATTTTAGGATTCTATTATGCCTTATCTTTACCCGCCGGTCAATCACGTAGCAAAACCGTCCGGAATTTCGGCGTATAAATGCGAGGTAGTTATACTCAGTCGTCATTCACATTCGTGAGAGATCAGAGAGTGTTCTGAGTGAAGTCGGCAAGAAATAACCATCTACATCATGAAAGTCGCAGCAGCTATATTTATACTTGCAACGTGTCAAGCAATTTTGGCAGCCCCTCCTCAgggtaaaatttaatttttaattcttacgTTATATTTCCTCGCCTGAGATATTATTCTCGAGTCTTGTCCACACGGCGGGGAATATTCAATAAGACATTCCTAGTTTTTCTATAATCGTGGGTAAGAGGTAATTGCAAAAAGTTTCTGGAGCTGTCAATTACATTTTTACTGTCacgaggagaattttttttctctgactAATCTCGTACAAATCTTCAAATTTATGGAGCTTTAGAACTTTGAAAAGTCTTTGTAGAAGGTAGCCAAGGGTTTAAGTCGTTCCAGTTAAGCCATCATATTGTCTTGTAGACCCAGTCTGCCTGCTTCCGGTAAAGGAAGCCTGCCCCGAACTGACCCATCTTATCTGGTACTTCAATCACCAAAAAGGAGTATGCCTTAAAAAGATGGCCTGCATTCTACCCAACACCAATAGCTTTAAAACCAGAGCAGAGTGTGAGCGAAGGTGTCCTCCGAGAAGATCAGAATTGTGTAACAGACTGCgcgctatgatatttaaacCTGAGGAAGCGGCATCTATAGCTAGGATGCTTCGTGACAATAATTGCCTGTGACAGATGATCGAGTGGAGGAATTACTATAATTAATCACTGGATCTTAACTGGGGAGACTGGCCGAAAATCGCTCGTCAGGAATCGGTGATGCGCGAAGGAATAAGAGATTATTAGCTCATAGAAATTAGCAATGACTTCTATTTCATTGCACAATTGAATCGAGAGTTACAACAATCGTTGAAAAGTtcgagaataaaaaacattcatttttcattcgagtacattttttttttttcgtgatggAGAGAGGCACGTGGTAATTCACCAAAGAACAATGACGTGACTGACATAATGTCAGACGGTGCAGAATTATACTCTGTGTATTTCATGCTAGAGAGACATTGAATacacgatgaaaaataatatttgcgCATGACCAAAAACATCTTCATAACTTATTGAGGTATGTCAGTCCTTCATAcgcctcctcctcctcctgttGCCTTTCCCTTTGTTCGTCTTTTCTTTCTGTTTCAAGCGTAAAACCTTTGAGGAGCATTACAATCTCTTTTTTTCCACTCTTGAGAACCTTTTTATTGAGAGGCATACTCTGCATCCTCttgagctgagaaaaacgaacAACTGTGCTTGATACTGAATATATGAAGCCGGAAAAATAACACGTAATTTTCGAAGACAAGTGGGGAAAGGTCTCCGTCCGTAGGGCTTCCAAGAAACAATGGTGGACAAGATCGTGATCttagaaaattcacaaataaatattatcatgttattaatatttattgggaACCCGGAATAGTTTTTCCATGTTGTTTATAGTTTATACTATATTAATTCTCATAtcgagaacgaaaaaaaaattatccagtcGAATAATGGCTGAAAATTCGGGTTATGATAATAATCAATGCTTATTACTCACCGCAGTAATCGTTCAGTGTCTCCCAGATGTCCTCCAGCAAATTGTAATTCTCCTCGCAGTCGACATTGTACAGTAGCTTTTCTCTGGAGACAAGGGAAAATGTTGATTTTAAAACAAGCCAGGGGTAATAGATCACACGTGAAGTTTGTACGGGAATCACGAAGTGTGCACCTAAATTGCAATTTGCTGGAAGGAGAAGGAGTGGGAGATCTGATCTCTGGTGGGACATGACCTCCAGTCACCGTGACACTCTCTTTCCCGATATTGATATATCCCGGGAGAAGAGAAATGGGGTGGAAGGAAGGATAGAACTACAAATCCCATCATCGAATAGTGTTGATATCGTAGATAGGAGACACGAGACAGATGGAGATggcaaaaattttattgagttaGGAGTCGTTGGACTGCACATGAGATCTTGGATATTAAATCAAGAGGAATGATtgaagaaaatagaaaaaaaaatattgccaaAGGCTCATTTACTTGCCGGCAGCGCAAGTGTTGGATAATTCGTCGGATATATCTAAatcacaattaaaaataatcctcaTACGGAGAATGCTTTTTCCCCCTCCATATACAAGAGTGCGATGAAATTGCTCTTCTAATGGGCTCATTCCTCCAATTCAACGCACGCACCCCACAATTGTTTCTGTCGCCCCAGAATACTATGTAATTTCCCACTACATCAACACTCATAACTCGTGCCAAGAGTTGCGAGACAATAAACTCAATCTATATTGTAGCATTTAGTATTTCAGTAAATCCAGTGAGATCGTGCATTTAATTAAAGGGATAATTTCAGCGTTGACTAGAGTCATCACTTTATGTAAGAGACTCGTGGTAAGGCAGATCCCTAGGTGCTTTACCatgaaaaaacataaatattaaaatgtacTCACAGTGATGCCACTTCTGGCAGTGCTAAGTCACTCTCGCTGAGAAGACTGCTCAGGGCGACGGCCATTACTTCATTCTGTAACGAGAACAATGGATGAAGTCTATAGATTATCCACAGAGACGAGGGAGATAGTGGAAGAGTAACTGTACCGTACTCCATTCTCTTTCGccagaattttctttttctctcttatTGGAATTCTAGATGACTTACGAGTCTTTATCCTATCATCTTCTTGGAACGAATCCCACCTTTCCAAATTGGTAAAGACCGAGCTTTATCCCTGTTCAGGGCACGATAGGGCATGCTTTCCGGTCGCTTAAGCGTAAATGTCACCGTACTTTCCACTGAATTCCCTGGAATAATAATCCAACAAGTGACAAATGTCCTTGCATCTGGAGCTCCCCGCGTTAAATGACcctttcaaaaatattcccattCTTTATCTGCCGGTGTTAATGTAGAAATCCCCCAGGCAAGTAGAGACGAGGCTCATTAAATCCCCAGCATCCATCTAGATTCATCTcgtcagccaaaaaaaaatttcattaatgaaCTGGAGCGCGTTTTCTTTTCATCCGCGAAGACAAAAAACTCagcaaaattatcatttttaatggTACACTGTGCAAGCGAAACTTAATGAACTTTTGTATTGGCCCAGTGTTTCGTTGTACGCCTTAATATCCCGggagaaatgtgaaaattagTTTGTCCAGTGTAAATGTGGACATTATGCGGAAAACAAGGGGGTACAACTGGTTTCAACCCACTCGAATTGCTCCTGTTTACCCAGTGGAATGAGACGTAGGACTAATTGCCACTGAAACAAACAGACTACGTCTCGAATGAGTTTTTCACTGCTAAAGAATTAATGGGAGGCGAAATAATGATGGAGGGAGTGCAATTTAAAATAGGAGTGAATGGGTGAAGGTACAGGTCGAGGGCTGATATCGGTTATacgtgaggatttgtggataTTAAAAGGGGCGAGAGGAATGACGGAGGAGAGATAAATGAAGAACGAAAATACACCGGGAACGTTCGTATTTTGTTTGGCTGGGGCATAACAGCGTTATAAATCACTGGAGATTGTTCGTACTAGCGAGATGAGCTG
Protein-coding regions in this window:
- the LOC135170380 gene encoding uncharacterized protein LOC135170380, with the protein product MKVAAAIFILATCQAILAAPPQDPVCLLPVKEACPELTHLIWYFNHQKGVCLKKMACILPNTNSFKTRAECERRCPPRRSELCNRLRAMIFKPEEAASIARMLRDNNCL